A portion of the Nitratidesulfovibrio termitidis HI1 genome contains these proteins:
- a CDS encoding TlpA family protein disulfide reductase, with amino-acid sequence MKRLTSLALLPLLLVVLCGVAVAAPAVEEMGSGELLRRVTAAKGKVVIVNFFASWCPPCLEEIPGLINVRARYSEDKVALYGISLDDNPRQLAAFMSRTPFNYPVWKGKEELQRFFNVSSIPQLLVYDRQGKLVANHVGLVEADELGKFVDTLLGGN; translated from the coding sequence ATGAAACGCCTGACATCGCTTGCACTTCTTCCGCTGCTGCTCGTCGTCCTGTGCGGCGTTGCCGTTGCGGCTCCCGCCGTGGAAGAGATGGGCTCCGGCGAATTGCTGCGCCGCGTCACCGCCGCCAAGGGCAAGGTGGTCATCGTCAACTTCTTTGCCTCGTGGTGCCCGCCGTGCCTGGAGGAAATCCCCGGCCTGATCAACGTGCGCGCCCGATATTCCGAAGACAAGGTGGCCCTGTACGGCATTTCGCTGGACGACAACCCCAGGCAACTGGCGGCCTTCATGTCCCGCACGCCGTTCAATTATCCGGTGTGGAAGGGCAAGGAGGAATTGCAGCGTTTCTTCAACGTGTCCTCCATCCCGCAACTGTTGGTTTACGACCGGCAGGGCAAGCTGGTGGCCAACCACGTGGGCCTCGTCGAGGCCGACGAACTGGGCAAGTTCGTGGATACCCTGCTGGGGGGCAACTAG
- a CDS encoding homocysteine S-methyltransferase family protein: MPDFRQALRSGRRLVFDGGMGTMLQSRGLPPGVSPELFCLARPDVLVGIHADYLQAGADVLTTNTFGGCIYKLGTGPGAPDVVEFNRAMARAAREAVLASGREAFVAGSVGPSGHFLRPLGDLDPAELVAAFRAQIRGLVQGGVDLILAETQFDLAEARAIVLAVRAECDLPVGVSMTFENGVSLTGTRPGVFVQSMLNMGVDLVGTNCSAGPEQVVEVVDELLALAEVPVLVEPNAGLPELVDGKTVFRLGPDDFARHTARFAASGVRMLGGCCGTTPAHIAALRTALGNISGGLEPDPARRDGIVLTTRAQAVHIGAGSPIRIIGERINPTGKKLLTAELQAGEFAQALRFADEQVEAGAPLLDVNVGAPMVDEAVLLPALVERLVARHSLPLSLDSSNADAIAAALPFHPGSPLVNSISGEPGRMEHLGPLCRDHGAPFILLPLKGRKLPVTAAERIAIIEELLQQADGLRIPRRLVMVDVLALAVSSKAEAARHCLDTIRWCAAEGLPTTIGLSNISFGLPARELLNSTFLAMAAGAGLSSCIAHPGNARIREAVAASSVLLGLDPNAESFIEGYSGWTPGGDATGAAAGGASGGTGGTAGVKAKAATLEEAVIRGDRDGALALVERALAEGADPFSLVQEKLIPGITEVGRRYERREYFLPQLIRSAETMQHAFRKLQPLLEAQRGHETRPVIIMATVEGDIHDIGKNIVTLMLGNHGFDVVDLGKDVKAADIVEAAEHHGARVIGLSALMTTTMVRMEDTVRLVRERGLPVKVMVGGAVVTPAYAEAIGADGYSADAVEAVRVAKELLTVQ, translated from the coding sequence GTGCCAGATTTTCGTCAAGCGCTTCGGTCAGGTCGTCGGCTGGTCTTCGATGGCGGCATGGGCACCATGCTCCAGTCGCGCGGGCTGCCGCCCGGCGTAAGCCCGGAACTGTTCTGCCTGGCCCGACCCGACGTGCTGGTGGGCATTCATGCCGACTACCTGCAGGCCGGGGCCGACGTGCTGACCACCAACACCTTCGGCGGCTGCATCTACAAATTGGGTACCGGCCCCGGCGCTCCCGACGTGGTGGAATTCAACCGTGCCATGGCCCGCGCCGCGCGCGAGGCCGTGCTTGCCAGTGGCCGCGAGGCCTTCGTGGCGGGCAGCGTGGGACCGTCCGGGCATTTCCTGCGCCCGCTGGGCGATCTGGACCCCGCCGAACTGGTGGCCGCCTTCCGCGCCCAGATCCGGGGGCTGGTGCAGGGCGGGGTGGACCTGATCCTGGCCGAAACGCAGTTCGACCTGGCCGAGGCCCGGGCCATCGTGCTGGCCGTGCGCGCCGAATGCGACCTGCCCGTGGGCGTTTCCATGACCTTCGAGAACGGCGTCAGCCTGACCGGCACGCGGCCCGGAGTGTTCGTGCAGTCCATGCTCAACATGGGCGTGGACCTTGTGGGCACCAATTGCAGCGCCGGACCGGAACAGGTGGTCGAGGTGGTGGACGAACTGCTGGCACTGGCCGAAGTGCCGGTGCTGGTGGAACCCAACGCGGGGCTGCCGGAACTGGTGGACGGCAAGACCGTGTTCCGCCTGGGGCCGGACGACTTTGCCCGGCACACCGCCCGCTTTGCCGCCTCTGGCGTGCGCATGCTGGGCGGCTGCTGCGGCACCACGCCTGCCCATATAGCAGCCCTGCGCACCGCGCTGGGCAATATTTCTGGCGGTCTCGAGCCCGACCCGGCCCGGCGCGACGGCATCGTGCTGACTACCCGCGCCCAAGCCGTGCACATCGGGGCGGGCAGCCCCATCCGCATCATCGGCGAACGCATCAACCCCACCGGCAAGAAGCTGCTGACGGCGGAACTGCAGGCGGGCGAATTCGCCCAGGCCCTGCGCTTTGCCGACGAACAGGTGGAGGCGGGCGCGCCGCTGCTGGACGTGAACGTGGGTGCCCCCATGGTGGACGAGGCGGTGCTGCTGCCCGCGCTGGTGGAACGCCTGGTGGCCCGCCATTCGCTGCCGCTGTCGCTGGATTCGTCCAATGCCGACGCCATTGCCGCGGCCCTGCCGTTTCATCCCGGCTCCCCGCTGGTCAACTCCATCAGCGGCGAACCGGGCCGCATGGAGCACCTGGGACCGCTGTGCCGCGACCATGGCGCGCCGTTCATCCTGCTGCCGCTCAAGGGGCGCAAGCTGCCGGTGACGGCGGCGGAACGCATCGCCATCATAGAGGAATTGTTGCAACAGGCCGACGGCCTGCGCATTCCGCGCCGTCTGGTCATGGTGGACGTGCTGGCCCTGGCCGTGTCGTCCAAGGCCGAGGCCGCGCGCCACTGCCTGGACACCATCCGCTGGTGCGCGGCAGAGGGGCTGCCCACCACCATCGGGCTGTCCAACATCTCGTTCGGCCTGCCCGCGCGCGAACTGCTGAACTCCACCTTCCTGGCCATGGCGGCGGGTGCGGGGCTTTCCTCGTGCATCGCCCACCCGGGCAACGCGCGCATCCGCGAGGCGGTGGCCGCCTCCAGCGTGCTGCTGGGGCTGGACCCCAACGCCGAGTCGTTCATTGAAGGGTACTCCGGCTGGACGCCGGGTGGTGACGCCACGGGAGCGGCTGCCGGTGGGGCATCTGGCGGCACCGGAGGCACGGCTGGCGTGAAGGCCAAGGCCGCCACGCTGGAAGAGGCCGTCATCCGGGGCGACCGCGACGGCGCGCTGGCCCTGGTGGAACGCGCCCTGGCAGAAGGTGCCGACCCGTTCTCGCTGGTGCAGGAAAAGCTGATCCCCGGCATCACCGAGGTGGGGCGCCGCTACGAACGGCGCGAATACTTCCTGCCGCAGCTCATCCGTTCGGCAGAGACCATGCAGCACGCCTTTCGCAAACTTCAACCGTTGCTTGAAGCCCAGCGGGGGCACGAAACCCGCCCGGTGATCATCATGGCCACGGTGGAGGGCGACATCCACGACATCGGCAAGAACATCGTCACCCTGATGCTGGGCAACCACGGCTTCGACGTGGTGGACTTGGGCAAGGACGTGAAGGCCGCCGACATCGTGGAGGCCGCGGAACATCACGGCGCGCGGGTGATCGGGCTTTCGGCCCTGATGACCACCACCATGGTGCGCATGGAGGATACCGTGCGCCTGGTGCGCGAACGCGGCCTGCCCGTCAAGGTCATGGTGGGCGGCGCGGTGGTTACCCCCGCCTATGCCGAGGCCATCGGCGCGGACGGCTATTCCGCCGACGCCGTGGAGGCCGTGCGGGTGGCCAAAGAACTGTTGACGGTGCAATAG
- a CDS encoding sigma-70 family RNA polymerase sigma factor yields MTDTVKTPRRAARTRGAKAPGPAASELSEAPEAPVTPEVVLDAEVLLDPQPEIAPKARAKAASGKSASGKSSSGASASGKPARGRRAASSPAGDGDDDAPASATVVGEYPDESDDDESTDDELDIDFDGPGDDAIDVDLLHGDDDSSHASHGSRDATGAHEDGEARHRSLPVLRPAMPGASTRDSLHLYLREISRFPLLKPDEEFDLARRVQEQGDSDAAFRLVTSHLRLVVKIAMDFQRRWMQNVLDLIQEGNVGLMRAVNKFDPEKGIKFSYYAAFWIKAYILKFIMDNWRMVKIGTTQAQRKLFYNLNKERQRLIAQGYDPDAATLSEKLNVTVEQVIEMEQRLDSSDMSLDITVGEDSGGATRMDFLPALGPGIEETLANSEIARMVQDRVQTILPKLSDKEAYILQHRLLTEQPVTLREIGEKYDITRERVRQIEARLLQKLRDHLFKEIRDFSSDWISQ; encoded by the coding sequence ATGACCGATACCGTGAAAACGCCGCGCCGCGCCGCGCGCACGCGTGGCGCCAAGGCCCCCGGGCCAGCTGCCTCCGAACTTTCCGAAGCCCCCGAAGCGCCCGTCACGCCGGAAGTCGTGCTGGACGCCGAGGTGCTTCTTGACCCGCAGCCGGAAATTGCCCCCAAGGCCCGCGCCAAGGCGGCCTCCGGCAAATCGGCTTCGGGAAAATCGTCTTCCGGCGCCTCCGCTTCGGGCAAACCTGCGCGCGGCCGCCGTGCCGCATCTTCCCCTGCTGGCGATGGCGACGATGACGCACCGGCCTCCGCCACCGTGGTCGGCGAATATCCCGACGAATCGGACGACGACGAAAGCACCGACGACGAACTGGACATCGACTTCGACGGTCCCGGCGACGACGCCATCGACGTCGACCTGCTGCACGGCGACGACGATTCGTCCCACGCCTCTCACGGCTCCCGTGACGCAACGGGCGCGCACGAGGACGGCGAAGCCCGCCACCGTTCCCTGCCCGTGCTGCGCCCGGCCATGCCCGGCGCTTCCACGCGCGACTCCCTGCACCTGTACCTGCGCGAAATCAGCAGGTTTCCGCTGCTGAAACCGGACGAGGAATTCGACCTTGCCCGCCGCGTGCAGGAACAGGGCGACAGCGATGCCGCCTTCCGCCTTGTCACCTCGCACCTGCGCCTGGTGGTCAAGATCGCCATGGACTTCCAGCGGCGCTGGATGCAGAATGTGCTGGATCTGATTCAGGAAGGCAACGTGGGCCTGATGCGCGCGGTCAACAAGTTCGACCCCGAAAAAGGCATCAAGTTCTCGTACTACGCCGCCTTCTGGATCAAGGCCTACATCCTCAAGTTCATCATGGACAACTGGAGGATGGTCAAGATCGGCACCACGCAGGCCCAGCGCAAGCTGTTCTACAATCTCAACAAGGAACGCCAGCGCCTTATCGCGCAGGGGTACGACCCCGACGCCGCCACCCTCTCGGAAAAGCTCAACGTCACCGTCGAGCAGGTCATCGAGATGGAGCAGCGGCTCGATTCGTCCGACATGTCGCTGGACATCACCGTGGGCGAGGATTCCGGCGGGGCCACCCGCATGGACTTCCTGCCCGCCCTGGGGCCAGGCATAGAGGAAACGCTGGCCAACAGCGAAATCGCGCGCATGGTGCAGGACAGGGTGCAGACCATCCTGCCGAAGCTGTCGGACAAGGAGGCATACATCCTCCAGCACCGCCTGCTTACGGAACAGCCCGTCACCCTGCGCGAGATCGGCGAGAAGTACGACATCACCCGGGAACGCGTCCGGCAGATAGAGGCGCGCCTGCTGCAAAAGCTGCGCGACCATCTGTTCAAGGAAATCCGCGACTTCTCCTCGGACTGGATATCACAGTAG
- a CDS encoding tetratricopeptide repeat protein, with translation MPSILRIAFVRNAAGTLTAILARRRSAPAGTFGRSRFGALSRAAALLAAVCLASGVSGCATRQATPDQPAAPVEWQLSPDAATTYYYLLLEQAGRTGNMRDALTAIEQLVALDPSPRVFIDGGSFLLSRKEATLARQVLQEGVTRYPDDLDITLLLVETYLEENRTSDALYTLRSFANAHGEDEQARQELALLLVKTRNFAEADKLLSGIAERNRTPVLRYYHARALVGLNRHSEALGQLRKAVKAAPDFLEAWAELAFIYELRKDYVEAERTYEQIITLDESNQDVWLRLIAISLKLNNPTKAYELSRQGPETFGFLLTAATLFLEEKFYEQADALLTVVKDTPGAPEEVYFYLAVLSFEGKRDPAGALRWLGEITPSNKYHDRALRLKSQLQYETGDLTAALATLKEGQKTYPGQKEFWQMEAQLYLNSDKPEAALAVMDEARTFWPDDAEIAFMRGIILDERGQKAEAFAMMEQVIADHPRHAQALNYVGYTLAEQGRDLDRALELITRALEEAPDSTYIIDSLAWTHYRRGELNEAWQAIARAVELGASDPTIWEHYGDIAAALGKKAEARKGYRKALEMSPANAADVTAKLKNL, from the coding sequence ATGCCATCCATCCTTCGCATAGCCTTTGTCCGCAACGCCGCAGGCACGCTGACGGCCATCCTGGCGCGGCGCCGATCTGCGCCCGCCGGAACCTTCGGGCGTTCGCGCTTCGGGGCGCTTTCCCGCGCCGCCGCGCTGCTGGCGGCGGTCTGTCTGGCCTCCGGCGTCTCGGGCTGCGCAACCCGCCAGGCCACGCCCGACCAACCCGCCGCCCCCGTCGAATGGCAGCTGTCACCGGATGCGGCCACCACCTACTATTACCTGCTGCTGGAGCAGGCGGGGCGCACCGGCAACATGCGCGACGCGCTGACCGCCATCGAGCAGTTGGTGGCCCTCGATCCGTCGCCCAGGGTGTTCATCGACGGCGGCTCGTTCCTGCTTTCGCGCAAGGAAGCAACCCTGGCCCGCCAGGTGTTGCAGGAAGGCGTGACGCGCTACCCCGACGATCTGGACATTACCCTGCTGCTGGTGGAAACCTACCTTGAGGAAAACCGCACCAGCGATGCCCTGTACACCCTGCGCAGCTTCGCCAACGCCCATGGCGAGGACGAACAGGCCCGCCAGGAACTGGCCCTGCTGCTGGTGAAAACCCGCAACTTCGCCGAGGCGGACAAGCTGCTCTCCGGCATCGCCGAGCGCAATCGCACCCCCGTGCTGCGCTACTACCACGCCCGCGCGCTGGTGGGGCTGAACCGCCATTCCGAGGCGCTGGGCCAGTTGCGCAAGGCCGTCAAGGCCGCGCCCGACTTTCTGGAGGCCTGGGCGGAACTGGCCTTCATCTACGAGCTGCGCAAGGACTACGTGGAAGCCGAGCGCACCTACGAGCAGATCATCACCCTGGACGAAAGCAACCAGGACGTGTGGTTGCGGCTCATCGCCATCAGCCTGAAGCTGAACAACCCGACCAAGGCCTACGAACTGTCCCGGCAAGGGCCGGAAACCTTCGGTTTTCTGCTCACGGCGGCCACCCTGTTTCTGGAAGAGAAATTCTACGAACAGGCCGATGCCCTGCTCACCGTGGTCAAGGACACCCCCGGCGCACCGGAAGAGGTGTACTTCTACCTGGCCGTGCTGTCCTTCGAAGGCAAGCGCGACCCGGCTGGCGCCCTGCGCTGGCTGGGCGAAATCACCCCGTCCAACAAGTACCACGACCGTGCCCTGCGCCTGAAAAGCCAGTTGCAGTATGAAACCGGCGACCTCACCGCGGCGCTGGCCACGCTGAAGGAAGGACAGAAGACCTACCCCGGCCAGAAGGAATTCTGGCAGATGGAAGCCCAGCTGTACCTGAACAGCGACAAGCCGGAAGCGGCCCTGGCCGTCATGGACGAGGCGCGCACCTTCTGGCCCGACGACGCCGAAATCGCCTTCATGCGCGGCATCATCCTGGACGAGCGCGGCCAGAAGGCCGAAGCGTTCGCCATGATGGAGCAGGTCATCGCCGACCACCCGCGCCACGCCCAGGCCCTGAACTACGTGGGGTACACCCTGGCGGAACAGGGCCGCGACCTGGACCGGGCGCTGGAACTGATCACCCGCGCCCTTGAAGAAGCGCCCGACAGTACCTACATCATCGATTCGCTGGCCTGGACGCACTACCGCCGGGGCGAACTGAACGAGGCGTGGCAGGCCATCGCCCGCGCCGTGGAACTGGGCGCCAGCGACCCCACCATCTGGGAACACTATGGCGACATAGCCGCCGCCCTCGGCAAGAAGGCAGAGGCGCGCAAGGGCTACCGCAAGGCCCTGGAAATGTCGCCCGCCAACGCGGCGGACGTTACCGCCAAGCTCAAGAACCTGTGA
- the rpiB gene encoding ribose 5-phosphate isomerase B, which yields MSAPVIIGSDHAGLALKQVIVAHLKATGRQVEDLGPQTAESCDYPLYAAKVTERVLATGGLGILVCGTGIGMSMAANRFPGIRAALCTCEFHARATRQHNNANVLCLGERVTGPGVAMGLVDVFLDTEFEGGRHQRRIDQFDGPACTGGC from the coding sequence ATGTCCGCGCCAGTCATCATCGGCTCCGACCACGCCGGTCTTGCCCTGAAGCAGGTCATCGTCGCCCACCTCAAGGCCACGGGCCGCCAGGTGGAAGACCTTGGACCCCAGACCGCCGAAAGCTGCGACTACCCGCTCTACGCCGCCAAGGTGACCGAACGGGTGCTTGCCACCGGCGGCTTGGGCATTCTGGTCTGCGGCACGGGCATCGGCATGTCCATGGCGGCCAACCGCTTTCCGGGCATCCGCGCCGCGCTGTGCACCTGTGAATTTCACGCCCGCGCCACCCGCCAGCACAACAACGCCAATGTGTTGTGCCTTGGCGAACGGGTAACCGGCCCCGGCGTGGCCATGGGCCTCGTGGACGTGTTTCTGGACACCGAATTCGAAGGTGGCCGCCACCAGCGCCGCATCGACCAGTTCGATGGGCCGGCCTGTACCGGCGGCTGCTAG
- the cysS gene encoding cysteine--tRNA ligase, protein MQLYNTLTRKKEHFEPAVPGKVNMYVCGITAYDLCHIGHARSAVVFDVLVRYLRHTGLDVTFARNFTDVDDKIITRANQEGLSSQEVAEKYIATFYEDMDRLNVLRADLEPRATTHIEEMISLCVRLIEQGKAYATPSGDVYFRVRAFPGYGKLSGRDVDDLRSGARVAPGEEKEDPLDFALWKAAKPGEPFWESPWGHGRPGWHIECSAMSEKHLPLPLDIHGGGQDLVFPHHENEIAQTEAALGKDFVRYWVHNGFVQVNAEKMSKSLGNFRTIRDILENYLPETLRYFLLTKHYRSPIDFTFESMDEAEKNLKRIYEALGLLHAELEREKWTSGPLPRDVTEEFEGLRQAFTDAMEDDMNTAAALGHVFTMVRLANRILDNKGQRKTEGARAFFRAVLDQAAIWFAVLGVFGREPAGFLAELRACRVARKSIDPARVEELLQARINARADKDFARADAIRDEIAALGIEVRDTPSGAVWDVL, encoded by the coding sequence ATGCAACTGTACAATACCCTGACCCGCAAGAAGGAACACTTCGAGCCTGCCGTGCCCGGCAAGGTCAACATGTACGTCTGCGGCATCACCGCATACGACCTGTGCCACATCGGCCACGCCCGCTCCGCCGTGGTGTTCGACGTGCTGGTGCGCTACCTGCGCCACACCGGGCTCGACGTCACCTTCGCGCGCAACTTTACCGACGTGGATGACAAGATCATCACCCGCGCCAACCAGGAAGGTCTTTCCAGTCAGGAGGTCGCGGAAAAGTACATCGCCACCTTCTACGAGGACATGGACCGCCTGAACGTGCTGCGGGCCGACCTAGAACCCCGCGCCACCACGCACATAGAGGAAATGATCTCATTGTGCGTGCGGCTCATCGAACAGGGCAAGGCCTACGCCACCCCGTCGGGCGACGTGTACTTTCGCGTGCGCGCCTTTCCCGGTTACGGCAAGCTTTCCGGCCGCGACGTGGACGACCTGCGCTCCGGGGCCCGCGTGGCGCCCGGCGAGGAAAAGGAAGATCCGCTCGATTTCGCCCTGTGGAAGGCTGCCAAGCCCGGCGAACCCTTCTGGGAAAGCCCGTGGGGTCATGGTCGCCCCGGCTGGCACATTGAATGCTCTGCCATGAGCGAAAAGCACCTGCCCTTGCCGCTGGACATCCACGGCGGCGGGCAGGATCTGGTCTTTCCGCACCACGAGAACGAAATCGCCCAGACCGAGGCGGCCCTTGGCAAGGACTTCGTGCGTTACTGGGTGCACAACGGCTTCGTGCAGGTGAACGCCGAAAAGATGTCCAAGTCGCTGGGCAACTTCCGCACCATCCGCGACATTCTGGAAAACTACCTTCCGGAAACGCTGCGCTACTTCCTGCTGACCAAGCACTACCGCAGCCCCATCGACTTCACCTTCGAGTCCATGGACGAGGCGGAAAAGAACCTCAAGCGCATCTACGAAGCGCTGGGCCTGCTGCACGCCGAACTCGAGCGCGAAAAGTGGACCTCCGGTCCCCTGCCCAGGGATGTGACCGAAGAATTCGAAGGTCTGCGCCAGGCCTTCACCGACGCCATGGAAGACGACATGAACACCGCGGCCGCCCTGGGGCACGTGTTCACCATGGTGCGCCTGGCCAACCGCATTCTGGACAACAAGGGCCAGCGCAAGACCGAGGGCGCCCGCGCCTTCTTCCGGGCCGTGCTGGACCAGGCCGCCATCTGGTTCGCCGTGCTGGGCGTGTTCGGCCGCGAGCCTGCCGGATTCCTGGCGGAACTGCGCGCCTGCCGCGTGGCCCGCAAGTCCATCGACCCGGCCAGGGTCGAAGAACTGTTGCAGGCCCGCATCAACGCCCGCGCCGACAAGGACTTCGCCCGCGCCGACGCCATCCGCGACGAAATCGCCGCCCTCGGCATAGAGGTGCGCGATACGCCTTCCGGCGCGGTATGGGACGTGCTATAA
- a CDS encoding M48 family metalloprotease, which translates to MIYRISTRFRHSSAPRTGRLFARLRGALALCLCALMLLGQALPAFAPPAGAFLGDFTVKDEVELGKKFNVLIKARLPLVEDPEVKEYVRSIVERLKAVVPPQPFDFETNVLMHNAVNAFASPGGYIFVHTGLLMAMEHESEVAGVLAHEMAHVTQRHIASRIEKSQRITLLSLAGALAGAFMGGGSSKGAAMAGSIAAGQTAMLNYSRIDEADADQVGMQYLVAAGFRPDGMAGAFEKLRRQSWSTGTDVPAYLSTHPNITERISEVRLRVEQQPASVRNRKDDDERFRRVQLLVRARYADAAIALRTFEQAKPDDCMSQLGLAILYSRLNRVGEATAAFDRALACNPRDQLVWREAGRFHYTKGDRNRATQMLQRAVLMNSRDYMALFFYARLLFDTGQRNEAYTYYKEVLRHLPEDSEVHDYYGRALGMDGQIFKGYLHLAYSALYANEKEKVEQLRDKARAVIRTPEDQAELDRFDTRYQERKAVW; encoded by the coding sequence ATGATTTACCGCATCTCCACCCGCTTCCGGCATTCTTCCGCGCCCCGCACCGGCAGGCTTTTCGCCCGCCTGCGGGGCGCGCTTGCCCTGTGCCTGTGCGCGCTCATGCTGCTGGGCCAGGCCCTGCCCGCCTTTGCGCCGCCCGCCGGGGCCTTTCTGGGCGACTTCACCGTCAAGGACGAGGTGGAACTGGGCAAGAAGTTCAACGTGCTCATCAAGGCCCGCCTGCCGCTGGTGGAAGACCCGGAAGTGAAGGAGTACGTGCGGTCCATCGTCGAACGGCTGAAGGCGGTGGTGCCGCCGCAGCCCTTCGACTTCGAGACCAACGTGTTGATGCACAATGCGGTCAACGCCTTTGCCAGCCCCGGCGGGTACATCTTCGTGCACACCGGCCTGCTGATGGCCATGGAACACGAAAGCGAAGTGGCGGGCGTGCTGGCCCACGAAATGGCCCACGTCACCCAGCGCCACATCGCCAGCCGCATCGAAAAGTCGCAGCGCATCACCCTGCTCAGCCTTGCCGGGGCGCTGGCCGGGGCCTTCATGGGCGGCGGCAGCAGCAAGGGCGCGGCCATGGCCGGGTCCATCGCCGCAGGCCAGACGGCCATGCTCAACTACAGCCGCATCGACGAAGCGGATGCGGACCAGGTGGGCATGCAATACCTGGTGGCCGCAGGCTTCCGACCGGACGGCATGGCCGGGGCCTTCGAAAAGCTGCGCAGGCAGAGCTGGTCCACCGGCACGGACGTGCCCGCCTATCTCAGCACCCACCCCAACATCACCGAACGCATCAGCGAAGTGCGCCTGCGCGTGGAACAACAACCCGCCAGCGTGCGCAACCGCAAGGACGACGACGAACGCTTCCGCAGGGTGCAGCTGCTGGTGCGCGCCCGTTACGCCGATGCCGCCATCGCCCTGCGCACCTTCGAGCAGGCCAAGCCCGACGACTGCATGTCCCAGTTGGGGCTGGCCATCCTGTATTCGCGCCTGAACCGGGTGGGCGAGGCCACGGCGGCCTTCGACCGGGCACTGGCCTGCAATCCCAGGGACCAGCTTGTCTGGCGCGAAGCCGGGCGGTTCCACTACACCAAGGGCGACCGCAACCGCGCGACGCAGATGCTGCAACGCGCCGTGCTGATGAATTCGCGCGACTACATGGCCCTGTTCTTCTATGCGCGGCTGCTGTTCGACACGGGGCAGCGCAACGAGGCCTATACCTACTACAAGGAAGTGCTGCGCCACCTGCCCGAGGATTCCGAGGTGCACGACTACTACGGGCGTGCATTGGGCATGGACGGGCAGATATTCAAGGGCTACCTGCACCTTGCCTACAGCGCACTGTACGCCAACGAGAAGGAAAAGGTGGAGCAACTGCGCGACAAGGCGCGGGCGGTCATCCGCACGCCGGAGGACCAGGCGGAACTGGATCGCTTCGACACCAGGTATCAGGAGCGCAAGGCCGTCTGGTAG
- a CDS encoding macro domain-containing protein has translation MDDLSLIIPAPTGHGLLVVGTGDLAATTTDAVVNAANAELRGGGGVDGALHRAAGPLLLPAGRDIVARRGPLAAGEAVLTPGFNLPARHVIHAVGPIWRGGAQGEPQALAAAHANSLRLAAEHGLARVAFPAISCGSYGYPPEQAAPIALAEAERGLRAGLVREVRFVLHGQGMLAVWRVAFQALAGQIGRSMHDAQPSA, from the coding sequence GTGGACGATCTGTCCCTGATCATACCCGCCCCCACCGGCCACGGACTGCTGGTCGTGGGAACCGGCGACCTTGCCGCCACGACCACCGACGCTGTGGTCAACGCCGCCAATGCAGAACTGCGCGGGGGCGGTGGCGTGGACGGCGCGCTGCATCGTGCCGCAGGACCGTTGCTGCTGCCCGCAGGGCGGGACATCGTGGCGCGGCGCGGCCCGCTGGCAGCGGGAGAGGCCGTGCTCACCCCTGGATTCAACCTGCCCGCCCGCCACGTGATCCACGCCGTGGGCCCCATCTGGCGCGGCGGGGCGCAGGGTGAACCGCAGGCGCTGGCCGCGGCCCACGCCAACAGTCTGCGTCTGGCGGCGGAACACGGGCTGGCCCGGGTGGCCTTTCCGGCCATCAGTTGCGGCAGCTACGGCTATCCGCCGGAACAGGCCGCGCCCATCGCCCTGGCCGAGGCCGAGCGCGGCCTGCGAGCCGGGCTGGTGCGCGAGGTGCGCTTCGTCCTGCACGGGCAGGGCATGCTGGCGGTGTGGCGCGTGGCGTTTCAAGCTCTTGCCGGACAGATTGGCCGCAGCATGCACGATGCGCAGCCCAGCGCCTGA
- the hslV gene encoding ATP-dependent protease subunit HslV, with the protein MELKGTTILAVRDADGVAMAGDGQVTMGQSVVMKHTARKVRRLYRERVLAGFAGATADAFTLFERFEAKLEEFGGNLTRAAVELAKDWRKDKYLRRLEAMLLVADAETILILTGTGDVIEPDDGIAAIGSGGPYALSAARALSRHTALDAETVVREAMAVAGELCVFTNGHLTVETLRRDTGAKA; encoded by the coding sequence ATGGAACTGAAGGGGACAACCATCCTTGCCGTGCGCGACGCGGACGGCGTGGCCATGGCCGGTGACGGCCAGGTGACCATGGGCCAGAGCGTGGTCATGAAGCACACCGCCCGCAAGGTGCGCCGCCTGTACCGCGAGCGGGTGCTGGCGGGCTTTGCCGGGGCCACGGCCGACGCCTTCACCCTGTTCGAGCGCTTCGAGGCCAAGCTGGAGGAATTCGGCGGCAACCTCACCCGCGCCGCCGTGGAACTGGCCAAGGACTGGCGCAAGGACAAGTACCTGCGCAGGCTGGAGGCCATGCTGCTGGTGGCCGACGCGGAAACCATCCTCATCCTGACCGGCACCGGCGACGTCATCGAACCGGACGACGGCATCGCCGCCATCGGCAGCGGCGGCCCCTATGCCCTGTCCGCCGCCCGCGCCCTGTCCCGGCACACCGCCCTGGACGCGGAAACCGTGGTGCGCGAGGCCATGGCCGTGGCCGGGGAGCTGTGCGTGTTCACCAACGGCCACCTGACCGTGGAAACGCTGCGCCGTGATACGGGTGCCAAGGCGTGA